A window of Longispora fulva contains these coding sequences:
- a CDS encoding Rv3235 family protein, translating to MGTAGRAGTGPSGPAGVRPARTALRAPDGWAGRAAGVFLRLYLEALTGHRPVQALRAVCAPDAHRQLVLDIEQQRGAPGTVRIASLRVSSPAPAVIEAVVMLHRSTRIWAMTLRLERPADAWLCTHLQSLRPGGPPSPDTH from the coding sequence ATGGGCACAGCCGGCCGCGCCGGCACCGGACCATCAGGGCCCGCCGGGGTGCGCCCCGCCCGGACCGCGCTCAGGGCACCGGACGGCTGGGCCGGCCGGGCTGCCGGGGTCTTCCTCCGGCTCTACCTCGAGGCCCTCACCGGGCATCGGCCCGTCCAGGCGCTGCGCGCGGTCTGCGCCCCCGACGCGCACCGGCAGCTGGTCCTCGACATCGAGCAGCAGCGGGGCGCTCCGGGAACGGTCCGGATCGCGTCCCTGCGGGTGTCCTCGCCGGCCCCGGCCGTGATCGAGGCGGTGGTGATGCTGCACCGGTCGACGAGGATCTGGGCGATGACCCTGCGACTGGAACGACCGGCGGACGCGTGGCTGTGCACCCACCTCCAGTCGCTGCGCCCGGGTGGCCCACCGTCGCCGGACACCCACTAG
- a CDS encoding glycosyl hydrolase family 18 protein, protein MSRRVLPAIVAAVAALAAAVFTFNIGPSYAAPNEDCRPDGLARTAGVDTPYCAAYDTNGREKMGAGVSRRVIGYFTNWRTGVKGDPAYLVNNIPWNKVTHLNYAFAHVDGQNKLSVGGGGATNASTGMTWPGVPGAEMDPSFPYQGHFNLLNKFKKQYPNVKTLVSVGGWAETGGYFDDNGNRVASGGFYTMTESQAKIDTFADSAVAFIRQYGFNGVDVDYEYPTSNKDAGNPLDFTVANAKRAQLMAGYVNLMRTLKQKLDAASAADGKYYMLTAAVPASGWLLRGMDVFQVTQYLDYVNVMTYDLHGAWNEYVGPNAALFDNAQDSEMIAGSVYSSYGNIGYLNGDWALHYFRGSMPPGRINLGLPYYTRGWEKVTGGTNGLWGDSKGSPCPAGTTVCGAGAIGIDNLWHDLNASGQEEPAGSNPMWHAKNLQQGVPGDYLASYGLDPNLPKNKLTGTYVRNYNSTMVTPWLWNDQKKVFLSTEDDVSVNTKAQYIADNGYGGAMMWELAGDYQWDAAKGQYGMGSTLTTALYDKLQTSAPYGASKSTKTMPTATMDVGIDVGGFPVGDSNYPITGKMKVTNRSATDIPGGAKLEFDMPVSTTAEIGQQTGWTLTVTPGRSGSNSGGLKADFHHVTMTLPSWQTIPKSGGSAEVTMTWKLPVSGPSNYVLTFGGTSYRLSADNPRGGTTNPTTAPPTTAPPTTAPPTTAPPTTAPPTSRPPTSAPPTTQPPTTQPPTCSVAAWNAATVYNGGQTASYVGRIWKAKWWTQGETPGVAAVWEDTGACGPQTTAPPGTCTAAAWNSATAYSGGALVSYTGKKYRAKWWTQGETPGTAAVWEDLGTCNS, encoded by the coding sequence TTGTCCAGACGAGTCCTGCCGGCCATAGTCGCCGCTGTCGCGGCCCTGGCCGCAGCCGTGTTCACCTTCAACATCGGTCCGTCCTACGCCGCCCCCAACGAGGACTGTCGCCCGGACGGCCTGGCCCGCACCGCCGGCGTCGACACCCCCTACTGCGCGGCGTACGACACGAACGGCCGCGAGAAGATGGGCGCCGGAGTCAGCCGTCGTGTGATCGGCTACTTCACCAACTGGCGCACCGGGGTCAAGGGCGACCCGGCCTACCTGGTGAACAACATCCCGTGGAACAAGGTCACCCACCTCAACTACGCGTTCGCGCACGTCGACGGCCAGAACAAGCTGTCGGTGGGCGGCGGCGGGGCGACCAACGCCTCGACCGGGATGACCTGGCCGGGCGTGCCGGGGGCCGAGATGGACCCGAGCTTTCCGTACCAGGGGCACTTCAACCTGCTGAACAAGTTCAAGAAGCAGTACCCGAACGTGAAGACCCTGGTCTCCGTCGGGGGCTGGGCCGAGACCGGCGGCTACTTCGACGACAACGGCAACCGGGTCGCGTCCGGCGGCTTCTACACCATGACCGAGTCCCAGGCGAAGATCGACACCTTCGCGGACTCGGCGGTCGCGTTCATCCGGCAGTACGGGTTCAACGGGGTGGACGTCGACTACGAGTACCCGACGTCGAACAAGGACGCCGGCAACCCGCTGGACTTCACGGTCGCCAACGCCAAGCGGGCCCAGCTGATGGCCGGCTACGTGAACCTGATGCGCACCCTGAAGCAGAAGCTGGACGCCGCGAGCGCCGCTGACGGGAAGTACTACATGCTCACCGCCGCCGTCCCCGCCTCGGGCTGGCTGCTGCGCGGGATGGACGTCTTCCAGGTCACGCAGTACCTCGACTACGTGAACGTGATGACCTACGACCTGCACGGCGCGTGGAACGAGTACGTCGGCCCGAACGCCGCGCTGTTCGACAACGCGCAGGACTCCGAGATGATCGCCGGCAGCGTGTACAGCTCGTACGGCAACATCGGCTACCTCAACGGGGACTGGGCGCTGCACTACTTCCGGGGCAGCATGCCCCCGGGCCGGATCAACCTGGGCCTGCCCTACTACACCCGGGGCTGGGAGAAGGTGACCGGCGGGACGAACGGCCTGTGGGGCGACTCGAAGGGCTCACCCTGCCCGGCGGGCACCACGGTCTGCGGGGCCGGCGCGATCGGCATCGACAACCTCTGGCACGACCTGAACGCCAGCGGTCAGGAGGAGCCGGCCGGCTCGAACCCGATGTGGCACGCCAAGAACCTCCAGCAGGGCGTCCCCGGCGACTACCTGGCCAGCTACGGGCTCGACCCGAACCTGCCGAAGAACAAGCTGACGGGTACGTACGTCCGCAACTACAACTCGACCATGGTCACCCCGTGGCTGTGGAACGACCAGAAGAAGGTCTTCCTGTCCACCGAGGACGACGTGTCGGTGAACACGAAGGCGCAGTACATCGCGGACAACGGCTACGGCGGCGCGATGATGTGGGAGCTGGCCGGCGACTACCAGTGGGACGCGGCCAAGGGTCAGTACGGCATGGGCTCGACCCTGACCACGGCGCTGTACGACAAGCTCCAGACGTCCGCCCCCTACGGCGCGTCCAAGTCGACGAAGACGATGCCGACCGCGACGATGGACGTCGGGATCGACGTGGGCGGCTTCCCGGTCGGCGACTCCAACTACCCGATCACCGGCAAGATGAAGGTCACGAACCGGTCGGCGACCGACATCCCCGGTGGCGCGAAGCTGGAGTTCGACATGCCGGTCAGCACGACGGCGGAGATCGGCCAGCAGACCGGCTGGACGCTGACCGTCACACCGGGCCGCAGCGGCTCCAACTCCGGCGGGCTGAAGGCGGACTTCCACCACGTCACGATGACCCTGCCGAGCTGGCAGACCATCCCGAAGAGCGGGGGCTCGGCGGAGGTCACCATGACCTGGAAGCTGCCGGTGTCCGGGCCGTCGAACTACGTCCTCACGTTCGGGGGCACGTCGTACCGGCTGAGCGCCGACAACCCGCGCGGCGGCACCACCAACCCGACGACGGCCCCGCCGACCACCGCTCCGCCGACCACGGCCCCGCCCACGACGGCCCCGCCGACCACCGCCCCGCCCACGAGCAGGCCGCCGACGAGTGCCCCGCCGACCACCCAGCCCCCGACCACCCAGCCCCCGACCTGCTCGGTGGCGGCGTGGAACGCCGCGACCGTCTACAACGGCGGCCAGACAGCCTCCTACGTGGGCCGGATCTGGAAGGCGAAGTGGTGGACACAGGGCGAGACGCCGGGCGTGGCGGCGGTCTGGGAGGACACGGGAGCGTGCGGTCCGCAGACGACCGCGCCGCCCGGCACGTGCACGGCGGCGGCCTGGAACTCGGCCACGGCCTACTCGGGCGGGGCGCTGGTGTCCTACACCGGCAAGAAGTACCGCGCGAAGTGGTGGACGCAGGGCGAGACGCCCGGTACCGCCGCGGTCTGGGAAGACCTGGGCACCTGTAACAGCTAG
- the pruA gene encoding L-glutamate gamma-semialdehyde dehydrogenase, translating to MDALFTVPDARNEPVRSYAPGSPERASLQTRLAELAGEQIQLTSTIGGEQRMAGGEELPVVQPHKHAHVLGVTANATTADARAAVQAAKDAAPMWRALPYSERAAIFLRAADLLAGPWRDTLNGATMLGQSKTVQQAEIDAACELIDFLRYNVAFGSQLLADQPKSSDGIWNRFDHRPLEGFVLAITPFNFTAIGANLPMAPALMGNTVVWKPSVTQQFAAHFTMRLFEAAGLPPGVINMVTGDGLAVSEVALADPDFAGLHFTGSTPTFQKLWTTIGNNISNYRGYPRIVGETGGKDFIIAHPSANAAAVSTAIIRGAFEYQGQKCSAASRSYLPRSIWNAIKDDLVATTEGLTYGDVADFSNFGGAVIDRRAFDKHAAVFDRVRGASGVDILAGGTVDDSVGFFVRPTLIESTDPTHEIFTTEYFGPIMGVHVFDDADFEKVVKQAENASPYALTGSIFADDRRVVDWAASELRFSAGNFYINDKPTGAVVGQQPFGGARASGTNDKAGSWHNLLRWMSPRTIKETFVPPTDHRYPHMG from the coding sequence ATGGACGCCCTCTTCACCGTTCCGGACGCGCGCAACGAGCCGGTGCGCTCGTACGCCCCGGGGAGCCCCGAGCGGGCCAGCCTGCAGACCAGGCTCGCCGAGCTGGCCGGCGAGCAGATCCAGCTCACCTCCACGATCGGCGGCGAGCAGCGGATGGCCGGCGGCGAGGAGCTGCCCGTCGTCCAGCCGCACAAGCACGCGCATGTGCTCGGTGTCACAGCCAACGCGACCACCGCCGACGCGCGGGCCGCCGTGCAAGCCGCCAAGGACGCCGCGCCGATGTGGCGGGCGCTGCCGTACAGCGAGCGGGCCGCGATCTTCCTCCGCGCCGCCGACCTGCTGGCCGGCCCGTGGCGGGACACGCTCAACGGCGCGACGATGCTCGGCCAGTCCAAGACCGTCCAGCAGGCCGAGATCGACGCGGCGTGTGAGCTGATCGACTTCCTGCGGTACAACGTGGCGTTCGGCTCCCAGCTGCTCGCCGACCAGCCGAAGTCCTCCGACGGGATCTGGAACCGGTTCGACCACCGGCCGCTCGAGGGCTTCGTGCTCGCGATCACGCCGTTCAACTTCACCGCGATCGGCGCGAACCTGCCGATGGCCCCGGCCCTGATGGGCAACACGGTCGTGTGGAAGCCGTCGGTGACCCAGCAGTTCGCCGCGCACTTCACGATGCGGCTGTTCGAGGCGGCCGGCCTGCCGCCCGGCGTGATCAACATGGTGACCGGCGACGGCCTCGCGGTCTCCGAGGTGGCCCTGGCCGACCCGGACTTCGCCGGCCTGCACTTCACCGGCTCCACGCCGACGTTCCAGAAGCTGTGGACGACGATCGGCAACAACATCTCGAACTACCGGGGCTACCCGCGCATCGTCGGCGAGACCGGCGGCAAGGACTTCATCATCGCGCACCCGTCGGCCAACGCCGCCGCGGTGAGCACGGCGATCATCCGGGGCGCGTTCGAGTACCAGGGCCAGAAGTGCTCGGCGGCGTCGCGCTCCTACCTGCCGCGCTCGATCTGGAACGCGATCAAGGACGACCTGGTCGCCACCACCGAGGGCCTGACCTACGGTGACGTCGCCGACTTCTCCAACTTCGGCGGCGCGGTGATCGACCGGCGCGCGTTCGACAAGCACGCGGCGGTGTTCGACCGGGTGCGCGGCGCGTCCGGCGTGGACATCCTCGCCGGCGGCACCGTCGACGACTCGGTGGGCTTCTTCGTCCGCCCGACCCTGATCGAGTCCACGGACCCGACGCACGAGATCTTCACGACCGAGTACTTCGGCCCGATCATGGGCGTGCACGTCTTCGACGACGCGGACTTCGAGAAGGTCGTCAAGCAGGCCGAGAACGCGTCGCCGTACGCCCTGACCGGCTCGATCTTCGCCGACGACCGCCGGGTGGTGGACTGGGCGGCGAGCGAGCTGCGGTTCTCGGCCGGCAACTTCTACATCAACGACAAGCCGACCGGGGCGGTCGTCGGGCAGCAGCCGTTCGGCGGGGCGCGCGCGTCGGGCACCAACGACAAGGCCGGCTCGTGGCACAACCTGCTGCGCTGGATGTCGCCGCGCACGATCAAGGAGACCTTCGTGCCCCCGACGGACCACCGCTACCCGCACATGGGCTAG
- the secA gene encoding preprotein translocase subunit SecA, producing MSIFEKLLRAGEGRMVRRLKAIADAVSSIEDNYVDLSDEELREQTTLFKERLDEGETLDDLLPEAFAVVREATKRVLGKRHYDVQIMGGAALHFGNIAEMKTGEGKTQTCLLPVYLNALAGKGVHVVTVNDYLAQRDAEWMGRVHNFLGLTVGAILPNQSSADHKAAYECDITYGTNNEFGFDYLRDNMAWSKEEMVQRGHFFAVVDEVDSILIDEARTPLIISGPAEQSARWYEEFARVVGRMTKGEEGHYEVDESKRTVSISESGIARVEDVLGVDNLYESANTPLVGYLNNAIKAKELYKKDKDYIVSDGEVLIVDEFTGRILHGRRYNEGMHQAIEAKEGVEIKQENQTLATITLQNYFRLYEKLGGMTGTAQTEAAEFNKVYSVGVVSIPTHRPMIRVDRADVIYKTEIAKFEAVVEDIVERHNLGQPVLVGTVSVENSELISSLLKKRGIPHAVLNAKYHAREAEIVAQAGRKGGVTVATNMAGRGTDILLGGNPEYTAASELRNAGIDEENEKYAELWEAALERAEESCAEDNEAVIEAGGLYVLGTERHESRRIDNQLRGRSGRQGDPGESRFYLSLQDELMRRFRSGAVEAVMDRFNIPDDVPIESKMVSRQIKGAQTQIEGQNAEVRKNVLKYDEVLNKQRQVIYAERRRVLDGEDLHEQVRHMIDDTIAGYVQGATADGYAEDWDLEQLWTVMKQTYPVGVTIEELEDEVNGRDGIESEWLLERLKEDAHTAYDNRETELGEAPVRELERQVLLAVIDRKWREHLYEMDYLQEGVGLRAYAQRDPLVEYQREGFDMFNQMLEGVKEETVSYLFNLEVKVEEPAPAPVEPGDVVTPLPDFSGGAEHEHVEIRAKGLGARGPQQLHYSAPTIDGEAGAGGVVHHEEAPALGLGVGPASPMAAGAKRPAPGQKVGGGPSRNSPCPCGSGKKYKRCHGAAEGE from the coding sequence GTGTCGATTTTTGAAAAGCTTCTCCGCGCCGGCGAAGGCCGCATGGTGCGCAGGCTGAAGGCCATCGCCGACGCCGTGAGCTCGATCGAGGACAACTACGTTGACCTCAGTGACGAGGAGCTGCGCGAGCAGACCACCCTCTTCAAGGAGCGGCTCGACGAGGGCGAGACTCTCGACGACCTGCTCCCGGAGGCGTTCGCCGTCGTCCGCGAGGCGACCAAGCGGGTCCTCGGCAAGCGGCACTACGACGTCCAGATCATGGGCGGCGCCGCCCTGCACTTCGGCAACATCGCCGAGATGAAGACCGGTGAGGGCAAGACGCAGACGTGTCTGCTGCCGGTCTACCTCAACGCGCTGGCCGGCAAGGGCGTGCACGTGGTCACGGTCAACGACTACCTCGCCCAGCGCGACGCCGAGTGGATGGGCCGGGTGCACAACTTCCTCGGCCTGACCGTCGGCGCCATCCTGCCGAACCAGTCGTCCGCCGACCACAAGGCCGCCTACGAGTGCGACATCACCTACGGCACGAACAACGAGTTCGGCTTCGACTACCTGCGCGACAACATGGCGTGGTCGAAGGAGGAGATGGTCCAGCGGGGCCACTTCTTCGCCGTGGTCGACGAGGTCGACTCGATCCTGATCGACGAGGCCAGGACCCCGCTGATCATCTCGGGCCCGGCCGAGCAGTCCGCCCGGTGGTATGAGGAGTTCGCCCGCGTCGTCGGTCGGATGACCAAGGGCGAAGAGGGCCACTACGAGGTCGACGAGTCCAAGCGCACCGTCTCCATCTCCGAGTCGGGCATCGCGCGGGTCGAGGACGTCCTCGGCGTCGACAACCTCTACGAGTCGGCCAACACCCCGCTCGTCGGCTACCTGAACAACGCGATCAAGGCCAAGGAGCTCTACAAGAAGGACAAGGACTACATCGTCTCCGACGGTGAGGTCCTGATCGTCGACGAGTTCACGGGCCGCATCCTGCACGGCCGGCGGTACAACGAGGGCATGCACCAGGCCATCGAGGCCAAAGAGGGCGTGGAGATCAAGCAGGAGAACCAGACCCTCGCGACGATCACCCTGCAGAACTACTTCCGGCTGTACGAGAAGCTGGGCGGCATGACCGGTACGGCGCAGACGGAGGCCGCCGAGTTCAACAAGGTCTACAGCGTCGGCGTCGTGTCCATCCCGACCCACCGGCCGATGATCCGCGTGGACCGCGCCGACGTCATCTACAAGACGGAGATCGCCAAGTTCGAGGCCGTCGTCGAGGACATCGTCGAGCGGCACAACCTCGGCCAGCCGGTCCTCGTCGGCACCGTCTCGGTGGAGAACTCCGAGCTGATCTCCAGCCTGCTGAAGAAGCGGGGCATCCCGCATGCGGTCCTCAACGCGAAGTACCACGCGCGGGAGGCCGAGATCGTCGCCCAGGCCGGGCGCAAGGGCGGCGTCACGGTCGCCACGAACATGGCCGGCCGTGGCACGGACATCCTGCTCGGCGGCAACCCGGAGTACACGGCGGCGTCTGAGCTGCGCAACGCCGGCATCGACGAGGAGAACGAGAAGTACGCGGAGCTGTGGGAGGCCGCCCTCGAGCGCGCCGAGGAGTCCTGCGCCGAGGACAACGAGGCCGTCATCGAGGCCGGCGGGCTCTACGTCCTGGGCACCGAGCGGCACGAGTCCCGCCGGATCGACAACCAGCTCCGGGGCCGTTCCGGCCGGCAGGGCGACCCGGGCGAGTCCCGGTTCTACCTGTCCCTGCAGGACGAGCTGATGCGCCGGTTCCGTTCCGGTGCCGTCGAGGCCGTCATGGACCGGTTCAACATCCCCGACGACGTGCCGATCGAGTCGAAGATGGTGTCCCGCCAGATCAAGGGCGCGCAGACCCAGATCGAGGGCCAGAACGCCGAGGTCCGCAAGAACGTCCTCAAGTACGACGAGGTCCTCAACAAGCAGCGCCAGGTCATCTACGCCGAGCGCCGCCGCGTTCTCGACGGCGAGGACCTGCACGAGCAGGTCCGGCACATGATCGACGACACGATCGCCGGTTACGTGCAGGGTGCCACCGCCGACGGCTACGCCGAGGACTGGGACCTCGAGCAGCTCTGGACGGTCATGAAGCAGACCTACCCGGTCGGCGTCACGATCGAGGAGCTCGAGGACGAGGTCAACGGCCGCGACGGCATCGAGTCCGAGTGGCTGCTCGAGCGGCTCAAGGAGGACGCGCACACCGCGTACGACAACCGGGAGACCGAGCTCGGCGAGGCCCCGGTCCGCGAGCTGGAGCGTCAGGTCCTCCTCGCCGTCATCGACCGCAAGTGGCGCGAGCACCTCTACGAGATGGACTACCTCCAGGAGGGCGTCGGCCTGCGGGCGTACGCCCAGCGCGACCCCCTGGTGGAGTACCAGCGCGAGGGCTTCGACATGTTCAACCAGATGCTCGAGGGCGTCAAGGAGGAGACCGTCTCCTACCTGTTCAACCTCGAGGTCAAGGTCGAGGAGCCGGCCCCGGCCCCCGTCGAGCCCGGTGACGTCGTCACCCCGCTCCCGGACTTCAGCGGCGGCGCCGAGCACGAGCACGTCGAGATCCGCGCCAAGGGCCTCGGCGCCCGCGGGCCGCAGCAGTTGCACTACTCGGCCCCCACCATCGACGGCGAGGCCGGCGCCGGCGGCGTCGTGCACCACGAGGAGGCCCCGGCCCTGGGGCTCGGCGTCGGCCCGGCCAGCCCGATGGCTGCCGGAGCCAAGCGGCCGGCGCCCGGGCAGAAGGTCGGCGGGGGGCCCTCGCGGAACTCGCCGTGTCCGTGTGGGTCGGGGAAGAAGTACAAGCGTTGCCATGGGGCTGCTGAAGGCGAGTGA
- a CDS encoding DUF6912 family protein: MRVYLPATLPLLAALRAEGQLGPGPLAAHAVTPGLREWYVEGDEEELEFVAFTAAAQSALQLLRHDPAAPRRRVVISADVSDALVKPEQELGSSLVELSSPVSLKAVVSLHVDDADAERDVAAAVDVVLEALGGDEDAQFTVDGAEDHDLAWYDASELDQLLTGS, encoded by the coding sequence ATGCGGGTCTACCTCCCGGCCACGCTTCCCCTGTTGGCCGCCCTGCGCGCCGAGGGTCAGCTGGGCCCCGGCCCGCTCGCCGCGCACGCCGTGACGCCGGGCCTGCGCGAGTGGTATGTGGAGGGTGACGAGGAGGAGCTGGAGTTCGTGGCGTTCACGGCCGCGGCCCAGTCCGCGTTGCAGTTGCTCCGGCACGATCCGGCAGCCCCGCGCCGCCGGGTGGTGATCTCCGCGGACGTGTCCGACGCGCTGGTGAAGCCGGAGCAGGAGCTGGGGTCGAGCCTCGTCGAGCTGAGTTCCCCGGTGAGCCTCAAGGCCGTCGTGTCGCTGCACGTGGACGACGCGGACGCCGAGCGGGACGTCGCTGCGGCGGTCGACGTGGTGCTGGAGGCGCTCGGTGGCGACGAGGACGCCCAGTTCACGGTGGACGGCGCGGAGGACCACGACCTCGCGTGGTACGACGCCTCGGAGCTCGACCAGCTCCTCACCGGCTCATAG
- a CDS encoding GNAT family N-acetyltransferase, protein MQETNEPGDEDPLLAWAAQGQSQAYSHGDALAVASPSLYQRDRLVVTGSADDLAILVPKVLAEVGPSYRTIGDADLIRDLAKRIPGVTLVDTFGWMETSRRPAVTPSSAGWLTTDDDRDIGKLLDAAWPSAKARPRVAGVRRWAGLRDCGGRLAAVAADAWSAPTVGFLSGAATHPQTRGRGHSVATCGFLLDQMLSEYGRVGLLVDGWNCGAIRLFRRLGLSYRPLASLRTR, encoded by the coding sequence GTGCAGGAAACCAACGAGCCCGGCGACGAGGATCCCTTACTCGCATGGGCGGCCCAGGGGCAGTCCCAGGCCTACTCCCACGGTGATGCCCTCGCCGTGGCGTCCCCCTCGCTCTACCAGCGCGACCGCCTCGTGGTCACCGGCTCCGCCGACGATCTCGCGATCCTGGTCCCCAAGGTCCTGGCCGAGGTGGGCCCCAGCTACCGGACGATCGGCGACGCGGACCTGATCCGCGACCTGGCCAAACGGATCCCCGGCGTGACCCTGGTCGACACGTTCGGCTGGATGGAGACGTCCCGGCGACCGGCCGTGACGCCCAGCTCCGCCGGCTGGCTGACCACTGATGACGACCGGGACATCGGCAAGCTCCTCGACGCCGCCTGGCCGTCGGCGAAGGCCCGCCCGAGGGTCGCCGGCGTGCGGCGCTGGGCCGGGCTGCGGGACTGCGGCGGCCGGCTCGCCGCCGTCGCCGCCGACGCGTGGAGCGCGCCGACCGTCGGTTTCCTGTCCGGGGCCGCGACGCACCCGCAGACCCGGGGCCGTGGGCACTCCGTGGCCACCTGCGGGTTCCTGCTGGACCAGATGCTCAGCGAGTACGGCCGGGTCGGGCTGCTGGTCGACGGGTGGAACTGCGGGGCGATCCGGCTGTTCCGCCGCCTGGGCCTGAGCTATCGACCACTGGCCTCCCTCCGCACCCGCTGA
- a CDS encoding DUF2087 domain-containing protein, which produces MTPNAACGLLAEPDRLRVYAAVVLGAGLPSEIADRAGTDVDTAIRALRRLHRGGLLSLVDGRYAADAAPFKEAVRVAAATEPPVAPLDPDPRRDAVLRAFIRDGRLVHMPVARAKLRMVLEHIVAGFEPGVRYPEREVNTILRAWTEDYVTLRRNLIDTVLLDRADGYYWRSGGPVEV; this is translated from the coding sequence ATGACTCCGAACGCCGCCTGCGGTCTGCTGGCCGAGCCGGACCGCCTGCGGGTGTACGCGGCCGTGGTCCTCGGCGCCGGCCTGCCCAGCGAGATCGCCGACCGGGCCGGCACCGACGTGGACACCGCGATCAGGGCGCTCCGCCGGCTGCACCGGGGTGGCCTGCTCTCCCTCGTGGACGGCCGCTACGCCGCCGACGCCGCCCCCTTCAAGGAGGCGGTCCGGGTGGCCGCCGCCACCGAGCCGCCCGTGGCCCCGCTGGACCCGGATCCCCGCCGGGACGCCGTGCTGCGCGCGTTCATCCGCGACGGCCGCCTGGTGCACATGCCGGTCGCCCGCGCGAAGCTCCGGATGGTCCTGGAACACATCGTGGCCGGCTTCGAGCCCGGGGTGCGCTACCCGGAGCGCGAGGTGAACACGATCCTGCGCGCCTGGACCGAGGACTACGTCACCCTGCGCCGCAACCTGATCGACACGGTCCTGCTGGACCGCGCCGACGGCTACTACTGGCGCTCGGGCGGACCGGTGGAGGTCTGA
- a CDS encoding GNAT family N-acetyltransferase, with protein MEFRTDAFVLRAWRGSDAPQVYAACQDQAIQRWTRVPVPYLMEHAVGFVTGASEGQFGIFDHDGELLGSIGVVDHDADARVAEIGYWVAPGGRGRGVTTEALKLVCRWVFDTLRVQRLLWRAKAGNLPSRLVAERAGFVMEGLQREALIDRAGEPVDGMIGALLPADLDRYGRLGFPTVDSRRTRVFSAPQPVLPAGDVLLRPVESGDVDALVAACTDPEITRWLPLPSPYTRRNAERFVAFTAEQWLRADGAYFAISDPDGGWVGNMDLRIDRGDPTMADVGFMVSPGAWGRGHATAALRAITRWGFEELGLARIEWRALVGNDGSRRVAEKAGFAVEGVQRGRLVHRGARVDTWVGAKLATDPR; from the coding sequence GTGGAATTCAGGACCGATGCATTTGTACTCCGCGCGTGGCGCGGCTCCGACGCCCCCCAGGTCTACGCGGCCTGCCAGGACCAGGCGATCCAGCGGTGGACCCGGGTGCCCGTCCCGTACCTCATGGAGCACGCCGTCGGGTTCGTCACCGGCGCGTCGGAAGGGCAGTTCGGGATCTTCGACCACGACGGCGAACTGCTCGGCTCCATCGGGGTGGTCGACCACGACGCCGACGCCCGGGTCGCCGAGATCGGCTACTGGGTCGCCCCGGGCGGCCGGGGCCGGGGCGTGACCACCGAGGCGCTCAAGCTCGTCTGCCGGTGGGTCTTCGACACGCTGCGGGTGCAGCGGCTGCTGTGGCGGGCCAAGGCCGGCAACCTGCCGTCCCGGCTCGTGGCCGAGCGCGCCGGGTTCGTGATGGAGGGGCTGCAACGCGAGGCGCTGATCGACAGGGCCGGCGAGCCGGTCGACGGCATGATCGGCGCGCTGCTCCCGGCCGACCTCGACCGGTACGGCCGGCTCGGCTTCCCGACCGTGGACAGCCGGCGGACCAGGGTGTTCAGCGCCCCGCAGCCGGTGCTCCCCGCCGGTGACGTCCTGCTCCGGCCCGTGGAGTCCGGCGATGTCGACGCGCTGGTGGCGGCGTGCACCGATCCGGAGATCACCCGGTGGTTGCCGTTGCCGAGCCCGTACACCCGGCGGAACGCCGAGCGCTTCGTGGCCTTCACGGCTGAACAGTGGCTGCGCGCGGACGGGGCCTACTTCGCGATCAGTGACCCGGACGGCGGCTGGGTGGGGAACATGGACCTGCGGATCGACCGCGGCGACCCCACGATGGCCGACGTCGGCTTCATGGTCTCGCCGGGGGCCTGGGGCAGGGGGCACGCCACCGCCGCCCTGCGGGCCATCACCCGCTGGGGCTTCGAGGAGCTGGGGCTGGCCAGGATCGAGTGGCGGGCCCTCGTCGGCAACGACGGGTCCCGCCGGGTCGCCGAGAAGGCCGGGTTCGCGGTCGAGGGCGTGCAGCGCGGCCGACTCGTGCACCGGGGCGCCCGGGTCGACACGTGGGTCGGCGCGAAACTGGCCACGGACCCGCGCTGA
- a CDS encoding helix-turn-helix transcriptional regulator, with protein MEPRFLQLADVAELLNVSTSQVYHLVRSGELRGIKIGGRGQWRVERAEVELYIERMYAETAVWIRENPLIADESVG; from the coding sequence ATGGAGCCACGGTTCCTGCAGCTCGCGGATGTCGCCGAGCTGCTGAACGTCTCGACCTCCCAGGTGTACCACCTGGTCCGCAGCGGTGAGCTGCGCGGCATCAAGATCGGCGGCCGGGGCCAGTGGCGGGTCGAACGCGCCGAGGTCGAGCTCTACATCGAGCGGATGTACGCCGAGACGGCCGTCTGGATCCGCGAGAACCCCCTGATCGCCGACGAAAGTGTCGGTTAG